One window of Planctomycetia bacterium genomic DNA carries:
- a CDS encoding MBL fold metallo-hydrolase, whose amino-acid sequence MKTIVRLGILVVSLIACIVVASASQEKAISEMKFDEVRELAPGVFFRYSSISATDPKVPFGGSNHAWVVFKDYVVVIDANFPKEASDVIAAIKKTTSKPIRYVLDTHHHGDHAYGNAVWAKEGAKIVGHVNCSRLLQTSGPKQWDDAAKSRPDVAESSLKQVDISFDDTYVLEDETQRVEFHYLGHAHTPGDAVAWLPKHKILCTGDACVNGAFNYTGHAHTASWIKVLEKMQAFDPKLVVPGHGAVTGKDVLDKQKRYFVDLRQHVRTGIDKLKMIDEITSSVEMGWYKDWTGKAAKENKENISHVYEEMKGKIDHSKLGYDRNPAFTPTAGDGGVRVTRR is encoded by the coding sequence ATGAAGACCATAGTGCGACTCGGAATTCTGGTTGTTTCCCTGATCGCTTGCATCGTCGTTGCGAGTGCCTCACAGGAAAAGGCTATCTCGGAAATGAAGTTCGATGAGGTCAGGGAACTCGCTCCTGGCGTCTTCTTCCGTTACTCCTCGATCAGCGCCACCGATCCCAAGGTGCCTTTCGGTGGCAGCAACCATGCATGGGTGGTCTTTAAGGATTATGTCGTGGTTATTGATGCCAACTTTCCCAAGGAAGCGTCTGACGTGATTGCCGCTATCAAGAAGACGACCAGCAAGCCCATCCGCTACGTGCTCGATACTCACCATCATGGCGACCATGCCTATGGCAACGCGGTCTGGGCCAAGGAAGGGGCGAAGATTGTGGGCCACGTCAACTGTTCCCGCCTTCTGCAGACCAGTGGCCCGAAGCAGTGGGACGATGCAGCCAAGTCGCGGCCTGATGTGGCGGAGAGTTCGCTCAAGCAGGTGGACATCAGCTTCGATGACACGTATGTACTGGAAGACGAGACCCAGCGAGTAGAGTTCCACTACCTCGGCCACGCCCACACTCCCGGCGATGCGGTGGCCTGGCTGCCCAAACACAAGATACTGTGCACCGGCGACGCCTGCGTGAACGGAGCGTTCAACTACACCGGCCACGCCCACACCGCTTCCTGGATCAAGGTGCTGGAGAAGATGCAAGCCTTCGACCCCAAGCTGGTCGTCCCCGGCCACGGTGCTGTCACGGGCAAGGACGTGCTCGACAAACAGAAACGCTACTTTGTTGACCTTCGGCAACATGTTCGTACCGGCATCGACAAGCTGAAGATGATCGACGAGATCACGAGTTCCGTTGAGATGGGTTGGTACAAGGACTGGACCGGCAAAGCAGCCAAGGAGAACAAAGAGAACATCAGCCACGTGTATGAAGAGATGAAAGGGAAGATCGACCACTCGAAGTTGGGGTATGATCGCAACCCAGCATTCACGCCAACGGCGGGAGATGGTGGGGTGAGGGTGACACGGCGGTGA
- a CDS encoding acyl carrier protein produces the protein MKSTCTIREVDGVLKDTICHHCAGLLRWVRAYYQHDEKAINAITPSTSFRQLSTDSLDWADWLTEMEDKLHVILPDQVLDHLFTIGDMIRELRKQGVVWPDNHDLQLLPRSLCSSYHWEVVSRD, from the coding sequence ATGAAATCCACTTGCACTATCCGTGAGGTTGATGGTGTCTTGAAGGACACTATTTGCCATCATTGTGCGGGATTACTTCGCTGGGTTCGTGCTTACTACCAACATGATGAGAAGGCGATCAACGCCATCACTCCGTCAACTAGTTTCCGTCAGCTCAGCACCGATTCACTTGATTGGGCAGATTGGCTGACAGAAATGGAAGACAAGCTTCACGTAATACTTCCTGACCAAGTGCTCGATCATCTCTTTACCATTGGTGACATGATTCGAGAACTACGCAAACAAGGCGTAGTGTGGCCAGACAATCATGATCTTCAACTTCTGCCTCGAAGTTTGTGCAGTTCCTACCACTGGGAAGTTGTTTCGAGAGACTAA
- a CDS encoding 4-hydroxy-tetrahydrodipicolinate synthase: MATKGEMFAGVSVAVITPFLNGEVDYPALKKLVDWHIEQGTDCIVPVGTTGEAPTLSHDEHEKVITTVIEHSNKRIKVMAGTGSNSTREAIRLTKFAQKEGADGALMVGPYYNKPTQEGYYQHFKAVTEASDLPVVLYNIPGRTASNILPETICKLGELKSIVAVKEATGSLDQASQIAVGSNLTVLSGDDSLTLPLMSIGGRGVVSVVGNIVPRDMQAMVRAYLKGDHATALQWHRKLFPLCRDLLGIATNPIPVKTAMKLLGRDRGEFRLPMTPLDAAGEAKIKKTLGEYGLV; the protein is encoded by the coding sequence ATGGCGACTAAAGGTGAGATGTTTGCAGGCGTGAGCGTAGCGGTGATCACGCCCTTCCTGAATGGCGAAGTGGATTACCCTGCTCTCAAAAAACTCGTCGATTGGCACATCGAGCAAGGCACCGACTGCATCGTCCCCGTCGGCACCACCGGCGAAGCCCCCACTCTCAGCCACGATGAGCACGAGAAGGTGATCACCACCGTCATCGAGCACTCCAACAAACGCATCAAGGTGATGGCAGGCACAGGCTCGAACAGCACCCGCGAAGCCATCCGCCTGACTAAGTTCGCTCAGAAGGAAGGCGCTGATGGCGCCCTCATGGTCGGCCCGTATTACAACAAGCCCACCCAGGAAGGCTACTACCAGCACTTCAAAGCTGTCACCGAAGCCAGCGATCTGCCCGTGGTGCTCTACAATATCCCCGGCCGCACTGCGTCGAACATCTTGCCTGAAACCATCTGCAAACTGGGCGAACTCAAGAGCATCGTTGCCGTGAAGGAAGCGACGGGATCACTCGATCAAGCTTCACAGATTGCTGTAGGTTCGAACCTCACCGTCCTCAGTGGCGACGACAGCCTGACACTTCCGCTGATGAGCATCGGCGGCCGAGGCGTGGTTTCGGTGGTAGGCAACATCGTGCCAAGAGATATGCAAGCCATGGTGCGTGCGTACCTGAAGGGCGACCACGCCACCGCCCTGCAATGGCACCGCAAACTCTTCCCCCTCTGCCGCGACCTCCTGGGCATCGCAACCAACCCCATCCCCGTGAAAACCGCGATGAAGTTACTCGGCCGCGACCGTGGTGAGTTCCGTCTACCGATGACGCCACTGGACGCCGCCGGCGAAGCCAAGATCAAGAAGACGCTGGGCGAGTATGGCTTGGTGTAA
- a CDS encoding D-TA family PLP-dependent enzyme: protein MNAFLLHDTNSIPSPSLLFGWAGIQSNLQRMIAIAGSPARLRPHMKTHKTKEITQLYLQAGIAKHKCATLREAEVLAECGAADVLIAYPMVGPNQQRLCALAQRFPKTRFSCLGDDDEVLTQLNQAAAQANVKLGFFLDYNVGQNRTGMQDMPTWMAKVIQWTHLRLCGMHLYDGHNNALAQEERRALSQRTYQRAVQLGLDQPGQSLEFVLGGTPAFLLLTDMIKHPQVSFSPGTCILHDAGYGPKYPELGFTPAAAVLTRCISRPGPKLVTFDIGTKAICADPPFGQRVHLVGLENAVCTLHNEEHYVVETEDAAKWKPGMTTYAIPKHICPTVAMYDKAYVVEEGRVTKEIAIAARGR, encoded by the coding sequence ATGAATGCTTTTTTGCTCCATGACACGAACAGTATCCCTTCGCCTTCGCTCCTCTTCGGCTGGGCAGGGATTCAGTCGAACCTGCAGCGAATGATCGCTATTGCCGGGTCGCCTGCTCGGCTGCGGCCTCACATGAAGACGCACAAGACAAAGGAGATCACTCAGCTCTATCTGCAGGCGGGGATTGCCAAGCATAAGTGTGCGACGCTGCGGGAAGCGGAAGTGCTGGCTGAGTGTGGTGCTGCTGATGTGCTGATTGCGTACCCGATGGTAGGGCCGAATCAGCAGCGGCTCTGTGCGCTGGCCCAGCGATTCCCCAAGACGCGGTTCTCCTGCCTGGGTGATGACGATGAGGTGCTGACCCAACTGAACCAGGCTGCTGCACAAGCGAACGTGAAGCTGGGCTTCTTCCTCGATTACAACGTTGGTCAGAATCGGACCGGCATGCAGGATATGCCCACCTGGATGGCGAAGGTGATCCAGTGGACACACCTCAGGCTGTGTGGCATGCATCTCTATGACGGCCACAACAATGCACTGGCCCAGGAAGAACGTCGAGCCTTGTCGCAGCGTACGTATCAGCGAGCGGTACAACTGGGGCTCGATCAGCCGGGACAGTCCCTGGAGTTTGTTCTCGGAGGGACACCCGCGTTCCTGCTGCTGACTGATATGATCAAGCACCCGCAGGTATCGTTCTCGCCTGGCACCTGCATCTTGCACGATGCAGGCTACGGGCCGAAGTACCCGGAGCTGGGCTTCACCCCCGCTGCAGCAGTCCTCACCCGCTGCATCAGCAGGCCCGGCCCGAAACTGGTGACCTTCGACATCGGCACCAAAGCCATCTGTGCTGATCCACCGTTCGGCCAGCGGGTGCATCTCGTCGGATTGGAAAACGCAGTGTGTACCCTGCACAACGAAGAGCACTACGTCGTCGAAACCGAGGATGCAGCCAAATGGAAGCCGGGCATGACGACGTATGCCATCCCCAAACACATCTGCCCGACGGTAGCGATGTACGATAAGGCATATGTAGTGGAGGAGGGCAGGGTGACGAAGGAGATTGCGATTGCGGCGCGGGGGCGGTAG
- a CDS encoding YifB family Mg chelatase-like AAA ATPase — translation MLSKLKTFALVGIDAIPVEVEVDVAAGLPKTILVGLPEAAVKESTHRIERALANLGFQRPTGRCVINLAPADLKKDASSFDLPIALGMMIGMGQLVADDLHDLAIVGELALDGTMRPIKGALAMALACRQQGLKRLLVPAMNAREASVVEDIEVYGVSGLNEAFSFLSGQLEIEPMPSGIGDLTNYFNKYDVDFADVRGQDYAKRALVIAAAGGHNVLLSGPPGSGKTMLARRLSTILPPLTPAESLETTRIYSAMGLLTPGKALLTERPYRSPHHTVSNAGLVGGGSTPTPGEISLAHHGVLFLDELPEFNRTTLEVLRQPLEEGRVTISRALRASTFPAHFILVAAMNPCPCGYLGDTRKQCKCAPPMIERYVGKISGPLLDRIDLHVEVPAVPFADLNAPVTKDSIGSAQLREQVQRARAVQSQRFGKDTLRLNGRMSSRLIRQHCVLDAGCQDILRTAVESLGLSARAHDRVLRVARTIADLDGQFSIAPQHVTEALNYRILDRKLWLQG, via the coding sequence ATGCTTTCCAAGCTGAAGACGTTTGCCCTGGTGGGCATCGATGCCATTCCCGTGGAAGTAGAAGTCGATGTAGCCGCCGGGCTACCCAAAACCATTCTTGTTGGCTTGCCCGAAGCGGCGGTGAAGGAAAGCACTCACCGTATTGAACGGGCGTTGGCCAATCTCGGCTTCCAGCGTCCCACCGGTCGGTGTGTCATCAATCTCGCTCCGGCTGACTTAAAGAAAGATGCCAGCTCATTCGATCTGCCCATTGCATTGGGCATGATGATCGGCATGGGGCAACTGGTTGCGGATGATCTACACGACCTGGCAATCGTCGGCGAACTAGCACTGGATGGCACGATGCGTCCCATCAAAGGCGCGCTAGCTATGGCTCTCGCCTGCAGGCAACAAGGCCTGAAGCGCTTGCTGGTGCCTGCCATGAATGCACGTGAAGCCTCGGTGGTAGAGGACATTGAAGTCTACGGCGTGAGTGGTTTGAATGAAGCGTTCAGCTTTCTCTCCGGTCAACTGGAAATAGAGCCAATGCCTTCGGGCATTGGCGATTTAACCAACTATTTCAACAAGTACGATGTCGATTTTGCTGATGTGCGTGGCCAGGATTATGCCAAGCGGGCACTGGTGATTGCAGCAGCGGGTGGTCACAACGTACTGCTCTCCGGTCCGCCAGGCAGTGGCAAAACGATGCTGGCCCGGCGATTGTCCACAATTCTGCCGCCGCTCACGCCTGCGGAGAGCCTGGAAACCACACGCATCTATTCCGCGATGGGTTTGTTGACACCCGGCAAAGCGTTACTGACGGAGCGGCCTTACCGTTCGCCGCATCATACGGTGAGCAATGCCGGGTTGGTGGGTGGTGGTTCAACGCCCACGCCAGGTGAGATCAGCCTGGCACATCATGGCGTCTTGTTTCTGGATGAGTTGCCTGAATTCAATCGCACTACCCTAGAAGTATTGCGTCAACCGCTGGAAGAAGGCCGCGTGACCATCTCGCGAGCATTGCGTGCATCCACCTTTCCTGCACATTTCATTCTGGTAGCCGCAATGAATCCTTGCCCGTGTGGCTACCTGGGTGATACACGCAAGCAATGTAAATGCGCACCACCCATGATTGAACGCTATGTTGGCAAAATCAGTGGGCCATTGCTGGATCGTATTGATCTACATGTGGAGGTACCCGCTGTCCCTTTTGCTGATCTCAATGCACCGGTGACGAAAGATTCCATCGGCAGCGCACAACTGCGTGAACAGGTGCAGCGGGCAAGGGCAGTGCAATCGCAACGCTTCGGCAAAGATACTCTGCGTTTGAATGGCCGTATGAGTAGTAGGCTGATTAGACAACACTGTGTTCTGGATGCCGGCTGTCAGGATATCTTGCGAACCGCTGTGGAAAGTCTGGGTTTATCGGCCCGCGCTCATGACCGCGTTCTCCGTGTTGCCCGTACCATTGCCGATCTGGATGGGCAATTCTCGATTGCTCCGCAACATGTTACCGAAGCGCTCAACTATCGCATACTGGATAGGAAGCTTTGGCTACAAGGATAG